CGCTGTCATTGGTCTCCGTTATGTGTATCACATCATAGATAGATATGGGGTCAACGATACTTTCAATATTATGGTAACCGTCAGGTCTCTTCGAGAGGACTTTCAGGTAAAGATTAACCTTGGCAGGGGATAGCGCGGTATGTTCCATATCAAATGGTCAGTATATCCCTTCCACATGAAATTTATCGATACTGAAACCGGGGTTTGCGATAAGATTAATCTTGGTATTATACGTATTTTCGATCAGCTCTATTGAGCTTTTCTCTTCTTCATAGAGCAGGCTCGCTACTTCGGGCGAGAGATAGATGTTGAATATCCTGCCTTCTTCTTTCCTGCAGGCGCTCCGGAGCTCTCTTAAAACCTCATAGCATACGGTATACCGTGATTTAATGTAGCCTGAACCATCGCAGTTCGGACATGTCTCCGTAAGAAGGTTGGTGATGTTGTGCCTCGTTCTCTTTCTTGTAATCTGCACAAGGCCTATCTCGCTGATGGGATAGACAAAGGTCTTTATCCTGTCCTTTTTCAACACATCAACGAGGGTCTGAAAAACGGTTTCGCGCGATTCTTTCCTCTCCATGTCAATAAAATCAACGATAATAATGCCGCCGATGTTCCTCAACCGTATCTGATAGGCAATCTCTTTCACTGCCTCGAGGTTTGTCCGGAGTATGGTATCTTCGAGGTCTTTTTTACCCAGATATCTCCCGGTATTCACATCGATAACCGTGAGCGCCTCGGTATAATCAAGGACAATATAGCCTCCTGATTTCAACCAGATCTTTTTCTGCAGGAGTTTTGTGATCTCCATCTCGATACCGAATACTTCAAATATGGGGTCCTTTTCTTCGAAGTATTCAACTTCGCACCTCTCTTCGGGGAGATATTCCTTGATAAAGACCTCTATATTTTTGTACACGAAAGGATCGTCGACGATGATCTTCTTCAGGTTGTGGGAATGAAGGTCCCTTATAACCCTGAAAATAATACCAAGATCCTGATGGAGTATTGAGGGGGCCTTGACGTCTTTCGCCTTTTCCTGGATGCTCTCCCATATCCTTCTCAGAAAACTCAGATCACTTTCGATTTCATCGCTTGTCTTGCCTTCGGATGCAGTCCTTGCAATGAGGCCGTACCCTTTCGGGCATATCTCCTTCAGCAACGCTGCAAGGCGTTTCCGCTCGTCTTCCTGTTCAATCCGGCGCGATACCCCGATATGGTCAGTGGCAGGCATCAATACCAGGAGCCTTCCGGGCAACGTTATCTTTGACGTGACCCGTGTCCCTTTCTGGCCTATCGGTTCTCTTGAAACCTGCACGATCAGTTCCTGGCCATCTTCCAGAACGCCTTCAATCCTCTCCCCCAGTTCCACCGTGAATCCCGAACCCTCATACTCTTCGTACATCAGCCTGTCCAGTATAATATCTCCGACATAAAGGAAGGCAGATTTCTCGAGGCCTATATCAATAAAGGCTGCATCCATGCCCGGGACGATCCTCACGACCTTGCCCTTGTATATGCTCCCGACCATGCTGTTGTTATCCTTCTTCTCAATAAAGAACTCAATAAGAACGCCATTTTCCAGAAAGGCGATCCTCTTCTCGTTAAACGTCACATTGATAATCAGTTCAGATGCCATGTATTCTCCTGGTTGGTGTCTTTACTATCCTTGTAAACTGCCCCTGTAACCATAGCTGTTTGATACCCTTGCCCTGCC
This Syntrophorhabdaceae bacterium DNA region includes the following protein-coding sequences:
- a CDS encoding Rne/Rng family ribonuclease, whose product is MASELIINVTFNEKRIAFLENGVLIEFFIEKKDNNSMVGSIYKGKVVRIVPGMDAAFIDIGLEKSAFLYVGDIILDRLMYEEYEGSGFTVELGERIEGVLEDGQELIVQVSREPIGQKGTRVTSKITLPGRLLVLMPATDHIGVSRRIEQEDERKRLAALLKEICPKGYGLIARTASEGKTSDEIESDLSFLRRIWESIQEKAKDVKAPSILHQDLGIIFRVIRDLHSHNLKKIIVDDPFVYKNIEVFIKEYLPEERCEVEYFEEKDPIFEVFGIEMEITKLLQKKIWLKSGGYIVLDYTEALTVIDVNTGRYLGKKDLEDTILRTNLEAVKEIAYQIRLRNIGGIIIVDFIDMERKESRETVFQTLVDVLKKDRIKTFVYPISEIGLVQITRKRTRHNITNLLTETCPNCDGSGYIKSRYTVCYEVLRELRSACRKEEGRIFNIYLSPEVASLLYEEEKSSIELIENTYNTKINLIANPGFSIDKFHVEGIY